In Rutidosis leptorrhynchoides isolate AG116_Rl617_1_P2 chromosome 2, CSIRO_AGI_Rlap_v1, whole genome shotgun sequence, one genomic interval encodes:
- the LOC139888309 gene encoding probable receptor-like protein kinase At2g23200, with protein MVVIGDGPGGSDEMGDSLEENLPTIVLATKNFTQRYLGSGTYGNVYGAELELPTEDQNKSEISKKRKTVAIKCLKEDKHAKEGFVAEIELLTSCKHPNIVTLLGFCDEGPHMILVYEYASNGSLDTYLGSTTKSINLTWALRLKICIDIARGLNYLHNKTEDEERIIHRDIKSGNILLGVKLVAKIADFGLSRFHYANQEKETIYTNNIAGTQVYLDPEYLKTGRLKRAIDIYSFGVVLFEILSGKIANDQIYIAEDEKGIAHVARRRYEEGTINALIDPKILDEVDELSSALNKGPNQDSLNAFIEVAYRCVAETQDERPIAKEIMEELEKALSLQVGVFQKGSRNPNGSSNRKSAKMEIKKQERTEALVKKVTSPAAFYVKENTYSNVIKMKVGTSNGTQGDSTKKIVL; from the exons aTGGTGGTGATTGGTGATGGTCCTGGTGGTAGTGATGAAATGGGTGATAGTTTAGAAGAGAAT cttccaacaatagtGTTGGCCACTAAGAATTTTACTCAAAGATATCTTGGGTCGGGAACATATGGTAACGTGTACGGAGCAGAACTTGAGCTCCCAACAGAAGATCAAAATAAAAGTGAAATTTCAAAAAAGCGCAAAACTGTAGCAATAAAGTGCCTTAAAGAAGATAAGCATGCAAAAGAAGGATTTGTTGCAGAAATTGAATTGCTTACTAGTTGTAAGCATCCCAACATAGTCACTCTACTTGGTTTTTGTGATGAAGGTCCTCATATGATACTTGTTTATGAGTATGCTTCTAATGGAAGCCTTGATACCTATTTGGGAAGCACAACTAAATCAATTAACCTTACTTGGGCACTACGTTTAAAGATCTGCATTGATATTGCACGTGGATTAAACTATCTTCATAACAAGACAGAGGATGAGGAAAGGATAATACACCGTGACATAAAAAGCGGCAACATTTTGTTAGGCGTGAAGTTGGTAGCTAAGATTGCTGACTTTGGGCTCTCGAGATTTCATTATGCAAATCAAGAAAAAGAAACTATTTATACAAATAATATTGCAGGCACTCAAGTGTATTTGGATCCAGAATATTTGAAGACGGGTAGGTTGAAAAGAGCAATAGATATCTACTCATTCGGGGTAGTTTTATTTGAGATCTTGTCAGGGAAGATTGCCAATGATCAAATTTACATTGCGGAGGATGAAAAGGGCATTGCACATGTTGCACGACGACGGTATGAAGAAGGAACAATAAATGCATTGATAGATCCAAAAATATTGGACGAAGTAGATGAGCTTAGTTCCGCCCTAAATAAAGGACcaaatcaagattctttaaatgctTTTATAGAAGTCGCATATCGATGTGTGGCAGAAACTCAAGATGAGCGTCCTATTGCTAAAGAAATCATGGAAGAACTTGAGAAAGCATTATCTTTACAA GTGGGTGTGTTTCAGAAAGGGAGTCGTAACCCTAATGGTTCTTCAAATCGTAAGTCAGCTAAAATGGAAATTAAGAAACAGGAGAGGACTGAGGCACTAGTTAAGAAGGTTACTTCTCCTGCCGCGTTTTACGTCAAAGAAAACACTTATAGTAATGTCATAAAGATGAAGGTTGGTACTAGCAATGGTACCCAGGGGGATTCAACCAAAAAAATTGTTCTTTAA